The following are encoded in a window of Haladaptatus sp. R4 genomic DNA:
- a CDS encoding LLM class flavin-dependent oxidoreductase encodes MERRNQRPCSGEAHRIQGSEVRRVLQEEGRDPADVERSWLAHVLVRADEDELQEYCDRIFPLPWGEESDMDDELSNAEDAREKGGFLIGTPAEVADQIDAIRGLGFDKVQLLFLDFPETTGMELFGDEVIPRF; translated from the coding sequence GTGGAACGTCGAAATCAGCGCCCGTGCTCGGGGGAAGCCCATCGAATTCAAGGTTCGGAAGTTCGACGAGTATTGCAGGAGGAAGGCCGCGACCCGGCCGACGTGGAGCGCTCGTGGCTCGCCCACGTCCTCGTCCGCGCGGACGAGGACGAACTGCAGGAGTACTGCGATCGCATCTTCCCGTTGCCGTGGGGTGAGGAATCGGACATGGACGACGAGCTATCGAACGCCGAGGACGCCCGCGAAAAGGGTGGCTTCCTCATCGGAACGCCCGCCGAAGTGGCCGACCAAATCGACGCGATTCGCGGCCTCGGGTTCGACAAAGTTCAGCTGTTGTTCCTCGATTTCCCGGAAACGACGGGAATGGAACTGTTCGGCGACGAAGTGATTCCGCGATTTTAA
- a CDS encoding mandelate racemase family protein, protein MGPEITKIVSTEFAYPLEDVGTDEHGFNLVYEPGTTTERKLFAVEVQTDTGISGEYIGGNSPGAAQYNTVADYLVGKNPLEREKHWSEVKRALRKYDRMGIGPIDIALWDFAGKYYDAPIHELLGTYRERIPAYASTYHGDENGGLDSPEAFADFAEECRERGFPGYKIHGWGGGDTSRDLSREIDAVHAVGERVGDEMDLMHDPACELETFADALKLGRALDEEGFFWYEDPFRDGGISQHAHRKLRQSLDTPILQTEHVRGLEPAADFVANEATDFVRADPEYDGGITGAMKRARMAESFGLDVEFHAPGPAQRHCIAATRNSNYYEMALVHPNCQNTQPPVYLGEYSDMIDAVDDDGTVPVPDGPGLGVEYDWDYVESNATGSVHVYE, encoded by the coding sequence GTGGGACCAGAAATAACGAAGATAGTGAGTACGGAGTTCGCCTACCCGTTGGAGGACGTCGGCACCGACGAACACGGCTTCAACCTCGTCTACGAACCGGGAACGACGACGGAACGGAAACTGTTCGCCGTCGAAGTTCAGACGGACACCGGCATCTCGGGCGAGTACATCGGCGGGAACTCCCCGGGGGCCGCACAGTACAACACCGTCGCCGACTATCTCGTCGGCAAGAACCCGCTCGAACGAGAAAAACATTGGAGCGAGGTCAAGCGCGCGCTGCGGAAGTACGACCGGATGGGAATTGGCCCCATCGACATCGCGCTGTGGGACTTCGCGGGCAAGTACTACGACGCCCCGATTCACGAACTCCTCGGAACGTACCGCGAACGCATTCCGGCCTACGCCTCCACCTACCACGGCGACGAGAACGGGGGTCTCGACTCCCCCGAAGCGTTCGCCGATTTCGCCGAGGAGTGCCGGGAACGCGGCTTCCCCGGCTACAAGATTCACGGCTGGGGCGGCGGCGACACCTCCCGCGACCTCAGCCGCGAAATCGACGCCGTTCACGCGGTGGGCGAGCGCGTCGGCGACGAGATGGACCTGATGCACGACCCGGCCTGCGAACTCGAAACGTTCGCTGACGCGCTCAAACTCGGCCGCGCGCTCGACGAGGAGGGGTTCTTCTGGTACGAGGACCCCTTCCGCGACGGCGGCATCTCACAGCACGCACACCGAAAGCTCCGACAGTCGCTCGATACCCCGATACTCCAGACGGAACACGTTCGCGGCCTCGAACCCGCGGCCGACTTCGTCGCGAACGAGGCGACCGACTTCGTCCGCGCCGACCCCGAGTACGACGGCGGCATCACGGGTGCGATGAAGCGCGCCCGTATGGCCGAGAGTTTCGGACTCGACGTGGAGTTTCACGCACCCGGTCCGGCACAGCGACACTGCATCGCCGCGACGCGGAACTCGAACTACTACGAGATGGCGCTCGTCCATCCGAACTGCCAGAACACCCAACCGCCGGTGTATCTGGGCGAGTACTCCGACATGATCGACGCCGTCGATGACGACGGCACGGTTCCGGTTCCGGACGGCCCCGGACTCGGCGTGGAGTACGATTGGGACTACGTCGAATCGAACGCCACCGGAAGCGTGCACGTGTACGAATAA
- a CDS encoding UxaA family hydrolase: MGFVDVEEVVEYGSPSSIDSGLVLLDAPSRFEEAATGLVAAGAGLIVHLTADGIPAGHPTAPVLKVSGERSTVGALADDIDVDATTATADDLHASIRAVADGRPCAVDEHGLTEFAITRVGPSM; encoded by the coding sequence GTGGGGTTCGTCGACGTCGAGGAAGTCGTCGAGTACGGGTCGCCGTCGTCCATCGATTCCGGTCTCGTCCTCCTGGACGCACCGTCCCGGTTCGAGGAGGCGGCGACCGGTCTGGTCGCCGCCGGTGCCGGACTCATCGTCCATCTCACCGCCGACGGGATTCCCGCGGGCCATCCGACCGCTCCCGTGCTCAAGGTATCCGGGGAGCGCTCCACGGTCGGTGCGCTCGCCGACGACATCGACGTGGACGCGACGACGGCGACGGCCGACGACCTGCACGCCTCGATTCGCGCCGTCGCCGATGGGCGACCCTGCGCCGTCGATGAACACGGTCTGACCGAGTTCGCGATAACCCGAGTCGGCCCCTCGATGTGA
- a CDS encoding glycoside hydrolase, which produces MDPQISRRRFLQIGATSSSIGLAGCNSWSASRGDGTKRTASGSTTTSRESNSNPDAVDVRGAIYIPARAFNRYQMWREYDPAVIERDLGYAASLNLNAIRTWLSYEFWVEDRDAHEERLEHFLETAETYGLRVLLGLFDSIGEEPTFENLYDTGLFTGVQTFSPSTRTMLDKQLWDTPREFIRWFMTRYGSDERLLAIELSNEPGWRKASRKFVEAMAKVLTLHRGSVPLTMGSTSLANNAEYLDWGMDILQFHYNFVKTPSLFRRVLQQAALTKVQQESQVWLSEWQRVRPGDGFFADVSGEARFPDYASLAPLIHEANVGNFFWSLMVRPASELHFRRQGVVNGLFHEDGAVWSLDDARAIKAMSGDPSFDGTERKEYPQWMSAMEDSAVPLTGPHPR; this is translated from the coding sequence ATGGACCCCCAGATTTCCCGCCGCCGCTTCCTCCAAATAGGGGCAACATCGTCTTCTATCGGGCTTGCTGGCTGTAATTCGTGGTCCGCCTCGCGCGGCGATGGAACGAAACGAACTGCGTCAGGGAGTACAACCACCTCGCGCGAATCGAACTCGAATCCGGATGCGGTCGACGTTCGCGGTGCCATCTATATTCCGGCACGGGCGTTCAACCGGTACCAGATGTGGCGGGAGTACGATCCCGCGGTCATCGAACGCGATCTCGGTTACGCCGCCAGTCTGAACCTCAACGCCATCAGAACGTGGTTGAGTTACGAGTTCTGGGTGGAGGACCGCGACGCACACGAAGAGCGGTTGGAACATTTCCTCGAAACCGCGGAGACGTACGGACTCCGCGTTCTTCTCGGATTGTTCGATAGCATCGGTGAGGAACCCACCTTCGAGAACCTGTACGACACGGGCCTTTTCACCGGCGTTCAAACGTTCTCTCCGTCGACGAGGACGATGCTCGACAAGCAACTCTGGGATACCCCGCGCGAGTTCATCCGGTGGTTCATGACCCGATACGGGAGCGACGAACGGTTGCTCGCCATCGAACTCTCGAACGAACCGGGGTGGCGGAAGGCGTCCCGGAAGTTCGTCGAGGCGATGGCGAAGGTACTGACGCTCCATCGGGGTTCGGTTCCGCTCACGATGGGTTCCACTAGTCTCGCGAACAACGCCGAGTATCTCGACTGGGGGATGGACATCCTCCAGTTCCATTACAACTTCGTCAAGACGCCATCGTTGTTCCGCCGTGTGCTCCAACAGGCGGCGCTGACGAAAGTTCAGCAAGAAAGCCAAGTGTGGCTCTCCGAATGGCAACGGGTCCGTCCGGGCGATGGATTTTTCGCGGACGTAAGCGGCGAGGCGCGCTTCCCGGATTACGCGTCGCTCGCCCCGCTCATCCACGAAGCGAACGTCGGGAACTTCTTCTGGTCGCTGATGGTACGGCCAGCCTCGGAGCTCCATTTCCGGCGTCAAGGCGTGGTGAACGGCCTGTTTCACGAAGACGGCGCGGTCTGGAGTCTCGACGACGCCCGTGCCATCAAGGCGATGTCCGGCGACCCGTCGTTCGACGGGACGGAACGGAAGGAGTATCCGCAGTGGATGTCCGCGATGGAGGATTCGGCGGTACCGCTGACGGGCCCCCATCCGAGGTGA
- a CDS encoding GtrA family protein, with amino-acid sequence MLREPLRDLRRGPLFPQLRRFVAVGAVAAGVQIVLLWMFVDKAGLNYLLGAAIAIEITILFQYSLNNAWTFRATRNSTTSDYLAGLLKTNVVRGSAIPIQLGILYVLVNSGEILYLLANAVAIMISGVYRYVLDSRWTWG; translated from the coding sequence ATGCTTCGGGAACCTCTTCGCGATCTCCGGCGCGGCCCGCTCTTCCCCCAGTTACGACGGTTCGTCGCCGTCGGAGCAGTCGCTGCGGGAGTGCAAATCGTTCTGCTTTGGATGTTCGTCGACAAAGCCGGTCTCAACTACTTGCTCGGCGCGGCAATCGCCATCGAGATCACGATCCTGTTTCAGTACTCGCTCAACAACGCCTGGACGTTCCGCGCGACTCGAAATTCGACCACGAGCGACTATCTCGCCGGGTTACTCAAAACGAACGTCGTCCGCGGGTCGGCGATCCCCATCCAACTCGGGATCCTCTATGTGCTCGTCAACAGCGGCGAGATTCTCTATCTGCTGGCGAACGCCGTCGCGATCATGATCAGTGGCGTCTACCGCTACGTCCTCGATTCACGGTGGACGTGGGGGTGA
- a CDS encoding MaoC family dehydratase, whose protein sequence is MSENDRRLVAGWHGRYFEDFTVGDVYKHPFGRTVTETDNVWFTNVTMNCNPMHFNEAYAAETEFGERLVDGTFVIALAVGMSVIDISVNATANLGYDEVRHHAPVFHGDTIFAESEILNKRESESREHVGIVTTELRAFNQDGDLVLSLERTPMVLKRAFAEPSAAVPPGWPDGVGTQPDDVDSS, encoded by the coding sequence ATGAGCGAGAACGATAGACGCCTCGTTGCTGGCTGGCACGGGCGATATTTCGAGGATTTCACCGTGGGCGACGTGTACAAGCACCCGTTTGGACGAACGGTGACCGAAACGGATAACGTCTGGTTCACGAACGTCACGATGAACTGCAATCCGATGCATTTCAACGAAGCGTACGCCGCCGAGACGGAGTTCGGCGAACGACTCGTCGACGGGACGTTCGTCATCGCCCTCGCGGTCGGAATGAGCGTCATCGATATCTCCGTCAACGCGACGGCGAACCTCGGCTACGACGAAGTTCGCCATCACGCACCAGTCTTCCACGGCGACACCATCTTCGCGGAGAGCGAGATACTGAACAAACGCGAAAGCGAGTCGCGCGAACACGTCGGAATCGTCACGACGGAGCTCCGTGCGTTCAATCAGGACGGCGATTTAGTGCTCTCGCTCGAACGGACGCCGATGGTACTCAAACGAGCGTTCGCGGAACCGAGCGCGGCGGTACCACCGGGATGGCCCGACGGCGTCGGGACACAACCGGACGATGTCGATTCATCGTGA
- a CDS encoding Nramp family divalent metal transporter, with amino-acid sequence MTAKSAQEQTGIERPVEEPGRSKERSITFPTPPKELQKGSRDWKKLLAYFGPGAIVASVTLGSGETLFAPRGGAIFGLSIIWALVWAGLVKGIMTYSGVRYYTLTGEHVMSRWAKLPGPRGWFSLLMGGIAILAFPAWISGLSKMLGQIIAWIFGLPMTDTTFATIGTILIVGTAGLVLVGGYDYVERAQIAIVAFLSATIAALAIAAQPSLGGVLGGLVPHMPSGYAPFVYEKYPDVASRSVWIEVVTYMGAVGGGIYDYIGYVGYSKKRSWGVLRREDSEEISDFVRELAPGTTVPFELTDDNLKRAKSWLRAPQVDVIISFTAITFFTAAAMVLGAQSLHKAQLIPSGIDLYTFQARWFSAINPGLTILWKIGVFFAIFGTLYATWEGYTWTWLETVKPFSSRARNLERDNMTKARVITMIYAGGIGLVLIWSGLSAVAIVTPASIIGGVFGCGLWCWAMLWAERTALPEELRSGWALTVGLIISGVFLTGAGVISILEYLGFASF; translated from the coding sequence ATGACTGCCAAGTCAGCGCAAGAACAGACAGGTATAGAGCGGCCGGTTGAAGAACCAGGACGGTCGAAGGAGCGGTCGATCACGTTTCCGACCCCGCCGAAGGAACTGCAGAAGGGGTCGCGGGATTGGAAGAAGTTGCTCGCCTACTTCGGTCCCGGTGCCATCGTCGCCTCGGTGACGCTCGGTTCCGGTGAAACGTTGTTCGCCCCCCGCGGCGGTGCGATTTTCGGACTTTCGATAATCTGGGCGCTCGTCTGGGCGGGACTCGTCAAGGGTATCATGACCTACTCGGGCGTCCGATACTACACCCTGACCGGCGAACACGTGATGTCACGGTGGGCGAAACTTCCCGGTCCTCGCGGGTGGTTTTCGCTCCTGATGGGCGGAATCGCAATCCTCGCCTTCCCCGCGTGGATCAGCGGGTTGTCCAAGATGCTCGGCCAGATAATCGCGTGGATATTCGGCCTCCCGATGACCGACACCACGTTCGCCACGATTGGAACGATTCTGATCGTCGGGACCGCGGGACTCGTACTGGTCGGCGGGTACGACTACGTCGAACGCGCACAGATCGCCATCGTGGCGTTCCTCTCGGCGACCATCGCCGCGCTCGCCATCGCCGCCCAACCGTCGCTCGGCGGCGTTCTCGGCGGCCTCGTCCCCCACATGCCGTCGGGGTACGCGCCGTTCGTCTACGAGAAGTATCCCGACGTCGCGAGTCGCTCCGTTTGGATCGAAGTCGTCACCTACATGGGTGCGGTCGGCGGCGGCATCTACGACTACATCGGCTACGTGGGCTATTCCAAGAAACGCAGTTGGGGCGTCCTCCGCCGGGAGGACTCGGAGGAGATTTCCGATTTCGTCCGCGAACTCGCGCCGGGAACGACGGTCCCCTTCGAACTGACTGACGACAACCTCAAGCGGGCCAAATCGTGGTTGCGAGCCCCGCAGGTCGACGTCATCATCTCGTTCACCGCGATCACCTTCTTCACGGCGGCGGCGATGGTGTTGGGCGCACAGAGCCTCCACAAGGCTCAACTCATCCCCTCCGGCATCGACCTCTACACGTTTCAGGCGCGGTGGTTCTCGGCCATCAATCCGGGCTTGACCATTCTCTGGAAGATCGGCGTGTTCTTCGCCATCTTCGGGACCCTCTACGCGACGTGGGAGGGGTACACGTGGACCTGGCTGGAGACGGTCAAACCGTTCTCGTCGCGCGCTCGTAACCTTGAGCGGGATAACATGACGAAGGCACGGGTCATCACCATGATCTATGCCGGTGGTATCGGTCTGGTTCTCATCTGGTCCGGACTGTCCGCCGTCGCAATCGTCACCCCGGCTTCCATCATCGGCGGCGTGTTCGGGTGTGGCCTCTGGTGTTGGGCGATGCTGTGGGCCGAGCGAACCGCGCTTCCGGAGGAACTGCGGAGCGGGTGGGCGCTCACGGTCGGACTGATCATCTCCGGCGTGTTCCTCACCGGTGCGGGCGTCATCTCCATCCTGGAGTACCTCGGGTTCGCCTCGTTCTGA
- a CDS encoding LUD domain-containing protein — protein MPTESTTAFESSLRNLDVPCTVTTVDDFPDALDEVIERPAVGVDLDIDGVSLDDADVTRSPSTGQLADAKTGITPAALGVAAHGSLVLQSTPDGTEPVSLYPPRHVAVVRESDIVPDVRDALDWLDGEFEEGLRSAVFATGVSATGDMGALVEGVHGPAEVRVIVVEGR, from the coding sequence ATGCCAACGGAATCGACCACGGCGTTCGAATCGTCGCTCCGGAACCTCGACGTTCCGTGTACGGTGACGACCGTCGATGATTTCCCCGACGCGTTGGACGAGGTCATCGAACGGCCCGCCGTCGGCGTTGACCTGGATATCGACGGCGTCTCGCTCGACGACGCCGACGTGACGCGCTCACCCTCGACGGGACAACTAGCGGATGCGAAAACGGGTATCACGCCCGCCGCGCTCGGCGTGGCGGCCCACGGAAGTCTGGTGCTCCAATCGACCCCTGACGGAACCGAACCTGTGAGCCTCTATCCCCCACGCCACGTCGCCGTGGTCCGCGAGAGCGACATCGTCCCCGACGTACGCGACGCCCTCGATTGGCTCGACGGCGAGTTCGAGGAGGGTCTGCGCTCCGCCGTGTTCGCCACCGGCGTCAGCGCCACCGGCGACATGGGTGCGCTCGTGGAGGGCGTGCACGGTCCCGCCGAAGTCCGCGTCATCGTCGTGGAGGGTCGCTAG
- a CDS encoding UxaA family hydrolase, whose translation MTLADEIPFGHKFALESIDRGDEVYKYGAVIGRATAEVPSGTWVHTHNCESTRGRGDQQEDDR comes from the coding sequence GTGACGCTCGCGGACGAAATCCCGTTCGGACACAAGTTCGCGCTCGAATCCATCGACCGCGGCGACGAGGTGTACAAGTACGGAGCCGTCATCGGTCGCGCTACCGCCGAGGTTCCCTCCGGAACGTGGGTCCACACGCACAACTGCGAAAGCACGCGGGGGCGGGGGGACCAGCAGGAGGACGACCGATGA
- a CDS encoding ABC transporter permease subunit: MHVQFTKLLSVSRREYQNILSRRLFIIVSVIAFSIGLITTSLRPTTVQILGGATPIADVQGTIALLIPFVAATFGYRTIIGERESGTIRILAGTRLSRSDIVLGKIVGQTAATFTPVIFGTIFVVVVDIFSLHRFSVGIALEFVVVALIYTFAVVSIIVSISTLATSSVQSAVLVGVTVLAGLLFWSDLMVTFLWNIFTGTVPGNSLRYPNIFEMASRLSPNDAYYVLTNWVLNVPVGTDSAVTQLTGPLNEVARGESQPIYLAPWFSLIPLVGWPFVLVLFSLRAFENGSLTVQHDKESNWIRRLQILWSRPSNWISFGSIVGRRELSSRLPGRWQSIAQREFRILSRSPGIWLLGVLIFVISISSLAVQDIVRNYLGSLVPLAVLQTPGITLFAGSGVVFFTFRALSEERRSGSIRLTAGTKASRVDVIVGILIGRTIAFSVPVLIAIVLTCAVAAPQYGAVPLVELLGFLAASVVFLFAMAAVGVAISTLSRHRVVVGGLAFAFVALPFYWQPVINSFYSIVTGHAVNLLHPPNDPAYFLLKWLLPQNLYRVLTNWLLGVPNSSGTALFVISDVLQPSTISNITTVRSVFGTDIPVWFLHPILTMVGLVLLLGVSQIFSVLVFSRSDLG; this comes from the coding sequence ATGCATGTACAATTTACCAAACTACTCTCGGTTTCACGAAGAGAGTACCAAAATATTCTTAGTCGACGACTGTTTATAATCGTCTCCGTTATTGCTTTCTCTATAGGATTGATCACAACTTCATTACGGCCAACGACTGTCCAGATACTCGGTGGGGCAACTCCTATTGCAGACGTTCAGGGGACAATTGCTTTATTAATACCATTCGTTGCAGCGACATTTGGGTATCGTACGATCATTGGCGAGCGGGAGTCCGGAACGATTCGTATTCTCGCGGGAACCCGTCTTAGCCGCTCGGATATCGTCCTCGGAAAAATCGTTGGACAGACCGCTGCAACATTCACACCGGTTATCTTTGGAACGATTTTCGTCGTCGTCGTCGATATATTCTCATTGCATAGGTTTTCCGTTGGAATCGCCCTTGAATTCGTGGTAGTGGCACTAATATACACTTTCGCAGTTGTCTCTATCATCGTCTCGATCTCGACGCTTGCCACCTCATCGGTTCAATCGGCAGTCCTCGTAGGAGTCACCGTGCTCGCTGGGTTGCTCTTCTGGAGCGACTTGATGGTGACCTTTCTTTGGAACATATTCACGGGCACTGTCCCCGGGAATAGTCTACGATATCCGAACATCTTCGAGATGGCTTCTCGATTGTCACCGAATGATGCCTACTACGTTCTCACTAATTGGGTTCTCAACGTGCCAGTCGGAACGGATAGTGCCGTTACTCAACTTACTGGGCCGTTAAACGAAGTTGCGAGAGGAGAGTCACAACCTATCTATCTCGCACCGTGGTTCTCTCTTATACCCCTTGTTGGTTGGCCATTCGTGTTAGTACTATTCTCACTTCGAGCGTTTGAGAATGGATCACTCACTGTCCAACACGATAAAGAATCTAACTGGATTCGTCGACTGCAAATCCTGTGGAGTCGTCCGTCTAACTGGATTTCTTTTGGGAGCATCGTTGGTAGAAGAGAACTCTCCTCTCGGCTTCCCGGACGATGGCAGTCAATCGCACAACGTGAGTTCCGTATCCTCTCACGTTCACCGGGCATCTGGCTCCTCGGCGTTCTCATTTTCGTAATCAGCATCTCCAGTCTTGCTGTTCAAGATATCGTCAGAAACTATCTTGGTTCACTTGTCCCATTGGCTGTTTTACAAACACCAGGAATTACATTGTTCGCAGGTAGTGGAGTCGTGTTTTTCACATTCCGTGCACTGTCCGAAGAGCGTCGCTCAGGAAGTATTCGCTTGACAGCGGGAACAAAAGCATCGCGTGTAGACGTTATCGTTGGTATTCTTATAGGACGTACAATTGCGTTCTCGGTTCCTGTGCTGATAGCAATTGTACTCACCTGTGCCGTCGCAGCTCCTCAGTATGGTGCTGTTCCCCTAGTGGAGTTACTCGGATTTCTCGCGGCGAGCGTAGTATTTTTGTTTGCTATGGCTGCTGTTGGAGTTGCAATCTCTACACTTAGCCGACACCGGGTTGTCGTTGGTGGGTTGGCATTTGCATTCGTTGCTCTCCCGTTTTACTGGCAGCCAGTAATAAATTCATTTTATAGTATCGTAACCGGGCACGCGGTTAATCTTCTTCACCCACCAAATGATCCCGCTTATTTCCTACTTAAATGGTTGTTACCGCAGAACTTGTACCGAGTTCTCACGAACTGGCTACTTGGTGTCCCAAATTCTAGTGGAACTGCTCTATTTGTCATCTCTGATGTTTTACAGCCATCCACCATCTCGAATATCACAACCGTGAGGTCTGTATTTGGGACAGACATACCGGTTTGGTTCCTTCATCCAATTCTGACCATGGTTGGCTTGGTGCTCTTGCTTGGAGTCTCGCAGATCTTCTCAGTTCTTGTATTCTCCCGTAGCGATTTAGGTTAA
- a CDS encoding MFS transporter: MNGNDRRTVAVASFAHGLVHTYELTIPLLIPLWMSSFSADAATIGVVVTVGYGLFGVGALPSGILADRYDTRTLIAVSAVGMGAGFGLLALAPNLLVLTVGLLLWGGAASIYHPTGLSLLSRTVSERGRGLAVHGVAGNLGTAMGPLAVSVLLADLSWRYVAAFLVVPGVLIGALTLVVHTDQTGREEVEREDGFRTDLSMASFLSSSKRLFERGFYVIFLLVVLEGLFYRGVLTFLPDVFETAAGSGAVFSGLLRDVSGYLYSGLLLVGVVGQYVGGWLVDRTDPVRGLILVFLCLAAVSTAFATVAADGSWSLVPLSVLLGVFLFGEQPLMQATVADHSSSDTRGLSYGYTYAGVFGIGALGATLAGYVLTRASVASLFAVLATVAVAATVVSAYLRGRHDGSANTSVSLFNN, encoded by the coding sequence ATGAACGGGAACGACCGCCGAACCGTCGCCGTCGCGTCGTTCGCGCACGGACTGGTGCACACGTACGAACTGACCATTCCGCTCCTCATCCCGCTCTGGATGTCCTCGTTCTCCGCCGATGCGGCGACGATAGGGGTCGTCGTCACCGTCGGATACGGCCTCTTCGGCGTCGGAGCGCTCCCGAGTGGCATCCTCGCCGACCGGTACGACACGCGAACGCTCATCGCCGTCAGCGCCGTCGGGATGGGGGCCGGGTTCGGCCTCTTGGCACTCGCACCGAACCTCCTCGTCCTCACGGTCGGCCTGCTGTTGTGGGGCGGTGCGGCGAGTATCTACCATCCGACCGGCCTCTCGTTGCTCAGCCGCACCGTCTCGGAGCGCGGGCGCGGCCTCGCGGTCCACGGCGTCGCCGGGAACCTGGGAACCGCGATGGGGCCGCTCGCCGTTTCGGTGTTGCTCGCGGACCTGTCCTGGCGGTACGTCGCGGCGTTTCTCGTCGTGCCCGGGGTACTGATCGGTGCGCTTACGCTCGTCGTTCACACCGACCAGACCGGTCGAGAGGAAGTGGAGCGGGAGGACGGGTTTCGAACCGACCTTTCGATGGCGTCGTTCCTGTCCTCGTCGAAGCGACTTTTCGAACGCGGGTTTTACGTCATCTTCCTGCTGGTCGTTCTGGAAGGGTTGTTCTACCGCGGCGTGCTGACGTTCTTGCCGGACGTGTTCGAGACGGCGGCCGGGTCGGGAGCAGTGTTCTCCGGCTTGCTTCGCGACGTGTCCGGGTACCTGTACAGCGGGTTGCTCCTCGTCGGCGTGGTCGGCCAGTACGTCGGCGGATGGCTCGTCGATAGGACGGACCCGGTCCGCGGACTGATCCTCGTCTTCCTCTGTTTGGCCGCGGTTTCCACGGCGTTTGCGACCGTCGCCGCGGACGGTTCGTGGAGTCTCGTTCCCCTCTCCGTCCTCCTCGGCGTCTTTCTCTTCGGAGAGCAACCGCTCATGCAGGCGACCGTCGCGGATCACTCCTCGTCCGATACGCGAGGTCTGAGCTACGGTTACACCTACGCAGGCGTCTTCGGAATCGGGGCACTCGGCGCGACGCTCGCCGGATACGTCCTCACGCGAGCGAGCGTCGCCTCGCTCTTCGCGGTACTCGCGACGGTGGCAGTCGCCGCCACCGTCGTTTCGGCTTATCTCCGAGGGAGGCACGACGGGAGTGCCAACACATCGGTATCTCTTTTTAATAATTAA
- a CDS encoding fumarylacetoacetate hydrolase family protein encodes MSHVRFRDPAGAVRTGSWTDDGIVFADSTYDPDEVDILPPTEPSKIVCVGLNYADHAAESGMEIPERPLLFLKPPNSVAGHGDTISLPEGKEQVEYEAELGVVIGEQCRNVAAEDADSVIEGYTCVDDISNRDDQMVEQNWIRGKAFDGSAPIGPVVAPPEDVPGDATVELRLNGEVKQHSSRAEFIFSVPEIIEEITAYMTLEPGDVIITGTPAGVGPLADGDRVEVEIEGVGTLEHFVSAD; translated from the coding sequence ATGTCTCACGTCAGATTTCGCGACCCCGCCGGTGCCGTCCGAACAGGCTCGTGGACGGACGACGGCATCGTCTTCGCCGACAGCACCTACGACCCGGACGAGGTCGATATCCTCCCGCCGACCGAACCGAGCAAGATCGTTTGTGTGGGCCTGAACTACGCGGACCACGCGGCGGAATCCGGGATGGAGATACCGGAGCGACCGCTGTTGTTCCTGAAACCGCCGAACTCGGTGGCGGGCCACGGCGATACGATTTCGCTCCCCGAGGGGAAAGAACAGGTCGAATACGAGGCCGAACTCGGCGTCGTCATCGGCGAGCAGTGCCGAAACGTCGCCGCCGAGGACGCCGACTCGGTCATCGAGGGGTACACCTGCGTCGACGACATCTCGAACCGCGACGACCAGATGGTCGAACAGAACTGGATTCGCGGGAAGGCGTTCGACGGGTCGGCACCCATCGGCCCGGTCGTTGCACCGCCGGAAGACGTTCCGGGCGACGCGACGGTCGAACTTCGGCTGAACGGGGAGGTAAAACAGCACTCCTCCCGCGCCGAGTTCATCTTCTCCGTCCCGGAGATAATCGAGGAGATCACGGCGTACATGACGCTCGAACCGGGCGACGTCATCATCACGGGAACACCGGCGGGTGTCGGACCGCTCGCGGACGGAGACCGCGTCGAGGTCGAAATCGAGGGCGTCGGAACCCTCGAACACTTCGTCAGCGCGGATTAA